In the genome of Streptomyces pactum, one region contains:
- a CDS encoding sulfurtransferase TusA family protein → MNPPSPHPADLTVDGTGLLCVTLLLRLRARIAGAAPGTVVHVIATDPAAPLDLPAWCHMTGHHYLGPVPSDPGRPVYALRLSADAHPTRPDAPWHPAAADPRR, encoded by the coding sequence ATGAACCCGCCCTCCCCGCATCCGGCCGACCTCACCGTCGACGGCACCGGACTGCTCTGCGTCACCCTGCTGCTGAGGCTGCGCGCCCGGATCGCCGGGGCCGCCCCGGGCACGGTCGTGCACGTCATCGCCACCGACCCGGCCGCCCCGCTCGACCTGCCCGCCTGGTGCCACATGACCGGACACCACTACCTCGGCCCGGTCCCCTCCGACCCCGGCCGGCCGGTGTACGCCCTGCGGCTGTCCGCCGACGCGCACCCCACCCGGCCGGACGCCCCCTGGCACCCGGCCGCGGCGGACCCTCGCCGATAG
- a CDS encoding RNA polymerase sigma-70 factor → MSKVEEFEGLRPLLFSIAYRILGSVSEAEDAVQEAWLRFDGTATRPASTKAFLSATITRISIDVLRSARVRREEYVGPWFPEPLLTDPYQDPARSAELADSVSMAALLLLERLSPLERSVFVLREVFGFGFDEVAAAVGRSEVACRQLLVRARRHMRDGRPRFEADRRERQELATRFFDALREGDVGGLRELLAADVSLAGDGGGKAPQLARTVVGADNVARLLASVYPRVERIAVTFEQHEVNGGPGAVFRDREGKLLHILSLEVLDGRIQAIRTVLNPDKLAHLGPVADVWALDRELRRARRQPL, encoded by the coding sequence ATGAGCAAGGTCGAGGAGTTCGAGGGCCTGCGGCCGCTGCTGTTCTCGATCGCCTACCGGATCCTGGGCAGCGTGAGCGAGGCCGAGGACGCGGTGCAGGAGGCCTGGCTGCGCTTCGACGGCACGGCGACCCGGCCCGCCTCGACCAAGGCGTTCCTCTCCGCCACCATCACGCGGATCTCCATCGACGTGCTGCGCTCCGCACGGGTGAGGCGGGAGGAGTACGTCGGACCGTGGTTCCCCGAGCCGCTGCTCACCGACCCCTATCAGGACCCGGCACGCTCGGCGGAGCTGGCCGACTCGGTGTCGATGGCCGCACTGCTGCTGCTGGAGCGGCTCAGCCCGCTGGAGCGCTCGGTATTCGTGCTGCGGGAGGTGTTCGGCTTCGGCTTCGACGAGGTCGCCGCCGCGGTGGGGCGGTCTGAGGTCGCGTGCCGGCAGCTGCTGGTGCGGGCGCGGCGGCACATGCGGGACGGCCGGCCACGGTTCGAGGCCGACCGCCGGGAGCGGCAGGAGCTGGCGACGCGGTTCTTCGACGCCCTCCGGGAGGGCGACGTCGGCGGACTGCGGGAGCTGCTCGCCGCCGATGTGTCGCTGGCCGGGGACGGTGGCGGCAAGGCCCCCCAGCTGGCCAGGACCGTTGTCGGAGCCGACAACGTGGCCCGGCTGCTCGCCTCGGTGTACCCCAGGGTGGAGCGGATCGCCGTGACCTTCGAGCAGCACGAGGTCAACGGCGGGCCCGGGGCCGTCTTCCGGGACCGGGAGGGCAAGCTGCTCCACATCCTGTCCCTGGAGGTGCTCGACGGACGCATCCAGGCCATCCGCACGGTGCTCAACCCCGACAAGCTCGCCCACCTCGGGCCGGTCGCCGACGTCTGGGCCCTCGACCGCGAACTGCGGCGGGCCCGCCGGCAGCCGCTCTGA
- a CDS encoding DUF4389 domain-containing protein — translation MKTPSAPPSHPARLTAVLDRPLSRWLWLVKWLLALPHYVVLCFLWTGFVGATVVAFCAVLVTGRYPRRLFDFNTGVLRWSWRVAYYSYGALGTDRYPPFTLADVPDYPARLELPYPAELSRGLVLVKWWLLAVPHYLLLGLLGTWMAGGPVVLLTLFAGVALAATGRYPRGLFDLVIGLNRWVLRVVAYAALLTDAYPPFRLDQGGEEPGGLRDEQAPR, via the coding sequence ATGAAGACCCCGTCCGCGCCCCCGTCCCACCCCGCGCGTCTCACCGCGGTGCTCGACCGACCGCTGTCCCGTTGGCTGTGGCTGGTGAAGTGGCTGCTCGCCCTCCCGCACTACGTCGTCCTGTGCTTCCTGTGGACGGGCTTCGTCGGGGCCACCGTGGTGGCCTTCTGCGCGGTCCTTGTCACCGGCCGCTACCCGCGCCGGCTCTTCGACTTCAACACCGGCGTCCTCCGCTGGTCGTGGCGGGTGGCCTACTACAGCTACGGCGCCCTCGGCACCGACCGCTATCCGCCGTTCACCCTCGCCGACGTCCCGGACTACCCGGCGCGCCTGGAGCTGCCGTATCCCGCGGAGCTGTCGCGAGGGCTGGTGCTGGTGAAGTGGTGGCTGCTGGCCGTGCCCCACTACCTCCTGCTGGGCCTGCTCGGGACCTGGATGGCGGGCGGCCCGGTCGTGCTGCTCACCCTGTTCGCCGGGGTGGCCCTGGCCGCCACCGGGCGTTACCCGCGCGGCCTCTTCGACTTGGTGATCGGGCTCAACCGCTGGGTGCTGAGGGTCGTGGCGTACGCGGCCCTGCTGACCGACGCGTACCCGCCCTTCCGGCTCGACCAGGGCGGCGAAGAACCTGGCGGGCTCCGCGACGAGCAGGCGCCGCGGTGA
- a CDS encoding GNAT family N-acetyltransferase yields MASHGSGHSGKSGPGGRSGDTAVLDDPVGASLRGHHARLGRRQGRAATYLPEVATFSAVPADADAADWADLAQLLGPDALADMFSCRATPPPAWRPVFVLEGRQLVWPAGARPDRAAAANDAGLVELGAADVPEMLDLIARTRPGPFRPRTRELGTYLGIRDRGRLVAMAGERLRPPGWTEISAVCTDPEARGKGHAARLTSALVDRVLARRERPFLHVAEANTAAIALYERLGFTSRTPVVFRGFRTP; encoded by the coding sequence ATGGCGAGCCACGGGAGTGGGCACAGCGGGAAGAGCGGGCCGGGTGGGCGGAGCGGGGACACCGCGGTCCTGGACGACCCGGTGGGAGCGTCGCTGCGCGGCCACCACGCGCGGCTCGGGCGCAGGCAGGGCCGGGCCGCCACCTATCTCCCGGAGGTGGCCACCTTCTCGGCGGTCCCCGCGGACGCGGACGCGGCGGACTGGGCCGACCTCGCACAGCTCCTCGGCCCGGACGCGCTCGCCGACATGTTCAGCTGCCGCGCCACCCCGCCCCCGGCCTGGCGGCCGGTCTTCGTCCTCGAAGGCCGGCAACTGGTGTGGCCCGCCGGCGCCCGGCCCGACCGAGCCGCCGCCGCGAACGACGCCGGCCTGGTGGAACTCGGCGCGGCCGACGTGCCCGAGATGCTCGACCTGATCGCGCGCACCCGGCCGGGACCGTTCCGGCCGCGCACCCGTGAACTCGGCACCTACCTCGGCATTCGCGACCGCGGCCGCCTGGTGGCCATGGCGGGGGAGCGGCTGCGGCCCCCGGGGTGGACCGAGATCAGCGCCGTGTGCACCGATCCCGAGGCCCGCGGCAAAGGTCATGCCGCCCGTCTGACGAGTGCGCTCGTCGACCGCGTCCTGGCCCGGCGGGAACGCCCCTTCCTGCACGTGGCCGAGGCCAACACCGCGGCGATCGCGCTCTACGAACGGCTCGGCTTCACCAGCCGGACACCGGTGGTCTTCCGCGGCTTCCGCACCCCGTGA